A genomic segment from Nicotiana tabacum cultivar K326 chromosome 9, ASM71507v2, whole genome shotgun sequence encodes:
- the LOC107763339 gene encoding IRK-interacting protein → MATASAASSTQIFQEDEDEVTRKGNYNNNNINGVSRQDIQAAIAKTIELRALHAALLQGNSPASATALKFPSSVSPSSHHSHHLSAQDYPIFTPSYEDEPLPGYKQLQLDHNPNYAEIWDEYGFGGVGNGNNEAIISDYRKASLSLRKGFTNSLINLEPHVCPADDQKSVTSSCTDQITMHRASPIAHNYCKSRRNSLGDLKSVSSCNKCKPAIISTEADGSSKSGKNSNVVVPLSDSHVSVQSSQPKSKGLNLSWLFPKLKKKNKVESSPNRTESEEVSQGFKDIGTVSIDTLKKELMEANESRDAALMEVSEMKSSLGDLKQKLEHLETYCEELKKALRQAIQAKESPVSAQLRNLSKMGKSIDGDGENLIPVSEEVMLEGFLQIVSESRLSVKQFCKTLIGQIEETDNSLTDNLNLLLQPYKLSLNSKYSKAALYHIESIINQSLFQDFENCVFQKNGSPKHLDPQQERHAQFSSFVALRNLSWNEVLRKGTKYYSEDFSKFCDQKMSCIITTLNWTRPWPEQLLQAFFVAAKCIWLLHLLAFSFNPPLGVLRVEENRTFDMHYMEDVFADRQRSQGSSKVKVMVMPGFYVHDRVLRCKVICRYKNVA, encoded by the exons ATGGCAACTGCAAGTGCTGCTTCTTCAACACAAATAtttcaagaagatgaagatgaagttACAAGGAAGGgaaattacaacaacaataatattaaTGGAGTTAGTAGACAAGATATTCAAGCTGCCATTGCTAAAACTATTGAGCTAAGAGCTTTACATGCTGCTCTTTTACAAGGGAATAGTCCTGCATCAGCTACTGCTCTGAAATTTCCTTCTTCTGTTTCTCCTTCTTCTCATCATTCACATCATTTATCTGCTCAAGATTATCCTATTTTCACACCA AGCTATGAAGATGAACCATTACCAGGATACAAACAACTACAGTTAGATCACAATCCAAACTATGCTGAAATTTGGGATGAATATGGCTTTGGAGGAGTAGGAAATGGTAATAATGAAGCCATTATATCGGATTACAGAAAGGCGAGTTTGTCCTTGAGGAAAGGATTTACTAACAGTCTGATCAACTTAGAACCCCACGTTTGTCCGGCTGATGATCAGAAATCAGTCACAAGCTCGTGTACTGATCAAATCACTATGCATAGAGCTTCTCCTATTGCTCATAATTACTGCAAGTCTAGGAGAAACTCGTTAGGGGACCTAAAATCGGTTTCATCTTGCAACAAGTGTAAGCCTGCAATAATTAGTACTGAAGCTGATGGATCTAGTAAGAGTGGGAAGAACTCGAATGTTGTCGTGCCATTGTCAGATTCTCATGTTTCTGTTCAATCATCGCAGCCAAAGAGTAAAGGGCTGAACTTATCATGGCTGTTCCCTAagctaaagaagaaaaacaaggtTGAAAGTTCACCAAACCGGACAGAATCCGAGGAGGTTTCTCAGGGTTTTAAGGATATAGGAACAGTTTCTATCGATACATTGAAGAAAGAGCTCATGGAAGCAAATGAGAGCAGAGATGCAGCGTTGATGGAAGTCTCGGAAATGAAGTCTTCTTTAGGTGACCTAAAGCAAAAGTTAGAGCATTTAGAAACTTACTGTGAGGAGCTAAAAAAGGCATTGAGGCAAGCAATTCAAGCAAAGGAGTCCCCTGTATCAGCACAGCTTAGAAATCTTTCTAAAATGGGGAAATCCATTGATGGGGACGGAGAAAATCTGATCCCGGTTAGTGAAGAGGTAATGCTAGAAGGGTTTTTACAGATAGTATCAGAATCAAGATTATCAGTGAAGCAATTCTGCAAGACTCTAATTGGACAGATTGAAGAGACAGACAATTCGTTAACCGATAACTTGAACCTTTTGCTTCAACCTTACAAACTATCTCTCAACTCAAAGTACTCGAAGGCAGCTCTATACCACATTGAATCCATCATAAACCAATCACTTTTCCAAGATTTCGAGAACTGTGTGTTCCAAAAGAATGGCTCACCGAAGCACCTAGACCCTCAACAAGAACGCCACGCTCAGTTCTCTTCCTTTGTCGCGTTGAGGAACCTAAGTTGGAATGAAGTGTTAAGAAAGGGGACAAAGTACTATAGTGAAGACTTCAGCAAGTTCTGTGATCAGAAAATGAGTTGCATTATCACAACACTTAATTGGACAAGGCCATGGCCTGAACAACTCCTCCAAGCATTCTTTGTTGCTGCTAAGTGCATTTGGTTGCTGCATTTGTTGGCGTTTTCGTTCAATCCTCCACTCGGGGTTCTACGAGTTGAAGAGAATCGAACTTTTGATATGCATTATATGGAGGACGTTTTCGCGGATAGGCAAAGATCACAAGGTTCTAGCAAGGTCAAGGTCATGGTTATGCCTGGTTTTTATGTGCATGATAGAGTACTTAGGTGTAAGGTAATATGCAGGTATAAAAATGTAGCATAA
- the LOC107763337 gene encoding lysine-specific demethylase JMJ30 produces MSTSATDVAGETTGSYDGVLETPFLDAERSNLLQLIAEEGGYAYVSMATLAAAGDIRAAEAAKEMAWEQLHSGPWHSVVPVWRDAYSMACVHLAKLHYASGEITQAIRALDMGIIMGGMMLRDELNLAIKKASKKARSMLLASSENGGEKGEPEIKFVSQEINVAEVQQFLPIKSLSCKTVGKRSALSLEAFLRDHYLSGIPVIIRDSMDHWPAKSKWNDMNYLRRVAGFRTVPVEVGKNYLCPEWKQELITFSEFLERIRSDDTTSVETTYLAQHQLFDQIQELRQDIVIPDYCFTGGGEIRSLNAWFGPAGTVTPLHHDPHHNILAQVVGKKYVRLYSASLSDELLPHSETMLSNSSQVDLDNIDEKEFPKILDLEFQDCILEEGEMLYIPPKWWHYVRSLTTSFSVSFWWSGAEN; encoded by the exons ATGTCCACGTCAGCCACTGACGTCGCCGGCGAAACCACCGGTTCCTACGACGGCGTCCTAGAAACTCCGTTTCTCGACGCGGAACGCTCCAATCTCCTTCAGCTGATAGCGGAGGAAGGCGGCTACGCGTACGTTAGCATGGCGACACTCGCAGCCGCCGGAGATATTCGAGCGGCGGAGGCGGCGAAGGAGATGGCATGGGAACAGTTACACTCAGGTCCATGGCATTCGGTTGTGCCTGTATGGAGAGATGCGTATTCCATGGCGTGTGTACACTTGGCGAAGCTTCATTATGCTTCCGGTGAGATTACTCAGGCGATTAGAGCACTTGATATGGGAATTATTATGGGAGGAATGATGCTTAGAGATGAGCTGAACCTCGCAATCAAAAAGGCGTCGAAGAAAGCGCGGAGTATGCTGTTAGCTTCCTCGGAAAATGGAGGCGAAAAAGGTGAACCCGAGATTAAATTTGTTTCTCAAGAAATTAACGTGGCGGAG GTGCAGCAGTTTTTACCTATTAAGTCACTGTCTTGTAAGACAGTAGGGAAAAGGTCAGCCTTATCGTTGGAGGCATTCCTGAGAGACCATTATTTATCAGGAATCCCGGTGATAATCAGAGATTCCATGGATCACTGGCCTGCCAAGAGTAAGTGGAATGACATGAATTACCTTAGAAGGGTTGCTGGCTTCCGTACAGTCCCTGTTGAG GTCGGAAAGAACTATTTGTGCCCAGAATGGAAGCAAGAGCTGATcacattctctgaatttcttgaGAGAATCCGGTCCGATGATACTACCTCTGTGGAAACTACGTACTTAGCTCAGCATCAATTATTTGATCAA ATACAAGAGCTACGACAAGATATTGTTATTCCTGATTATTGTTTTACTGGAGGTGGGGAGATCAGGTCGCTTAATGCTTGGTTTGGTCCTGCCGGGACTGTGACGCCTTTGCATCATGATCCTCACCATAATATACTTGCTCAG GTTGTTGGCAAAAAGTATGTACGGCTTTACTCAGCATCACTTTCGGATGAGCTGCTCCCACATAGTGAAACCATGCTTAGCAATTCCAGCCAG GTTGATCTAGACAACATCGATGAGAAAGAGTTCCCGAAGATATTAGACCTGGAGTTTCAGGACTGCATTTTAGAGGAAGGTGAGATGCTTTACATCCCCCCTAAGTGGTGGCACTACGTCCGCTCTCTCACGACAAGCTTTTCAGTTAGCTTTTGGTGGAGTGGCGCCGAAAATTAG